The window TGCCCCGTCCGTCCGGGCGATCGTGGACGGCTGGTTTACCGATCGCCTGGCCGACATGAATCAGCGGGAACCGGAAGTGGCCCGGTACCTCATCCAGAACAGCTTGTGGTGGCTCGGCACGACCGGAATCGACGGGATCCGGCAGGACACGCTGCAATACATGCCGCGACCCTTCATTCGCGAGCTCTGCCTGGCCATCCATCGCCAGTATCCCAGGTTGCGGATGGTCGGCGAAGTGTGGGACGCGGACCCGGCTTATCCCGCGTTCTTCATGGGCGGCCGTCCGGGCTGGGACGGGATCGACACGGACCTCGATGCGGTCTTCGATTTTCCGCTGTGGCAGACCTCGCGCGATGTCTTCACGCACAAGAAGCCGGTGAGCGCCCTGCGCAACACGCTGAAGCTGGACGGGCTCTATCCCGACGCGTCGCGGCTGGTGACGATGGTCGGAAACCACGATGTGGCCCGTTTCCTCTCCCTCGAGGGCGGCACCTTGACCGGCGCGATGCTGCACACGGCCTTCACCCTCGCCA of the Candidatus Polarisedimenticolia bacterium genome contains:
- a CDS encoding alpha-amylase family glycosyl hydrolase — encoded protein: APSVRAIVDGWFTDRLADMNQREPEVARYLIQNSLWWLGTTGIDGIRQDTLQYMPRPFIRELCLAIHRQYPRLRMVGEVWDADPAYPAFFMGGRPGWDGIDTDLDAVFDFPLWQTSRDVFTHKKPVSALRNTLKLDGLYPDASRLVTMVGNHDVARFLSLEGGTLTGAMLHTAFTLATRGTPQLYYGDEILMTGATHDSNRGDFPGGFPGDERNAFEAAGRPGDAGRMYQWTRDWLALRREHATMRRGALIDLAWDDESYLFARQDADDVLLIAINRSAAAREISAPADGIRMPAKADLRPLLGGAGTGRVTGGTITVTVPPETVVPFGIVGKEPR